A DNA window from Hemitrygon akajei unplaced genomic scaffold, sHemAka1.3 Scf000216, whole genome shotgun sequence contains the following coding sequences:
- the LOC140724428 gene encoding uncharacterized protein — MAHQRVHTGERRFICSDCGKGFISSSKLKIHQRVHTGERPFTCSDCGKGFTQSSYLLVHQSVHTGERPFTCSECGKGFSQSSTLMAHQRVHSGERPFTCSECGRGFTRSYKLKVHQRVHTGERPFTCSDCGKGFTQSCLLKLHQRVHTGERPFTCSDCGKGFTCSSQLKVHQRVHTGERPFTCTVCGKGFTLSPHLLRHQLVHTGEWPFTCSVCGKGFTESSFLQRHQSVHTGKWRFTCSDCGKGFNRLSHLLSHQSAHTGKGPFTCSVCGKGFISSSQLKIHQRCHTGERPFSCTDCGKGFTMSSHLKVHQRVHTGERPFTCSDCGKGFTSSSQLKVHQRVHTGERPFTCSDCGKGFTRTSQLQRHQRVHTG; from the coding sequence atggctcaccagagagttcacactggggagaggcggttcatctgctcagactgtgggaagggattcatttcgtcatctaaactgaagatacatcagagagttcacactggagagaggccgttcacctgctcagactgtgggaagggattcactcagtcatcctacctactggtacaccagtcagttcacactggggaaaggccgttcacctgctcagagtgtgggaaaggattttcTCAATCATCCACcttaatggctcaccagcgagttcatagtggggagcggccgttcacctgctcggaatgTGGGAGGGGGTTCACTCGGTCatataaactgaaggtacatcagcgagttcacactggagagaggccattcacctgctcagactgtgggaagggattcactcagtcatgtctactgaagttacatcagcgagttcacactggggagcggccgttcacttgctcagactgtgggaagggattcacttgctcatctcaactgaaggtacatcagcgagttcatactggggagaggccgttcacctgcacagtctgtgggaagggattcactttgtcacctcacctactgagacaccagttagttcatactggggagtggccattcacttgctcagtctgtggaaagggattcactgaatcatctttcctgcagagacaccagtcagttcacactgggaagtggcggttcacctgctcagactgtgggaagggattcaatcggttATCTCACCTGCTGTCACACCAGTCAGCCCACACAGGGAaagggccgttcacctgctcagtctgtgggaagggtttcatttcgtcatctcaactgaagatacatcagcgatgtcacactggggagaggccgttctcctgcacagactgtgggaagggattcactatgtcatctcatctgaaggtacatcagagagttcacactggggagaggccattcacctgctcagactgtgggaagggattcacttcgtcatctcaactgaaggtacatcagagagttcacactggggagaggccgttcacctgctcagactgtgggaagggattcactcggacatctcaactacagagacaccagcgagttcacactgggtag